The proteins below come from a single Cannabis sativa cultivar Pink pepper isolate KNU-18-1 chromosome 3, ASM2916894v1, whole genome shotgun sequence genomic window:
- the LOC115710417 gene encoding uncharacterized protein LOC115710417 has protein sequence MANLMQKFAKSKPSLRFLTSVNTHLVPKSDHSLASQHTHSAAPKPEFIVSPIFGLGDDKVEIEPYKCSVIFPSFPFGYCLNSSPSTGSGPLGVDQIDGVDSEDSRTVWADSVKKKRKKKMNKHKYKKLRKRLRRKART, from the coding sequence ATGGCGAACCTCATGCAAAAGTTCGCCAAAAGCAAACCCTCATTACGATTCCTCACATCCGTAAATACCCATCTGGTCCCAAAATCAGACCATTCTCTCGCTTCCCAGCACACCCACTCCGCCGCCCCCAAACCCGAATTCATAGTTTCCCCGATTTTCGGTTTGGGCGATGACAAGGTTGAGATTGAACCTTATAAATGCTCGGTTATTTTCCCCAGTTTTCCATTTGGGTATTGCTTAAATTCTAGTCCCTCAACTGGGTCTGGACCATTGGGGGTCGACCAGATCGACGGGGTTGATAGTGAGGACTCGCGGACGGTTTGGGCTGATAgtgtcaagaagaagaggaagaagaagatgaacaagCATAAGTATAAGAAGCTTCGGAAGCGTCTTCGTCGAAAGGCAAGAACTTGA